One Fusarium poae strain DAOMC 252244 chromosome 4, whole genome shotgun sequence DNA window includes the following coding sequences:
- a CDS encoding hypothetical protein (SECRETED:SignalP(1-19)) — protein sequence MGLININTVIGLLAVGANALPQSIPSSSAPAAEAEASYTANPNVGPGGNNFKDSAHFRVYAGSAEATDKALKMLEGAFDCFVGTLKWRSSGLSFNDQTDSGPLHKTNIYTVGTLNGAAGVMHSDAESGSAWLEVVDEYLAVPGVTVHEYGHGLHYHQQSWVDQANTGAWWETLANWAADTYKTSDICASARKAHNQDTYPTEIELKKLLGDSHQVIVDGTPETGNYYQAWPFLAYLTNNPDDFAGLGQDTVRQLQIQYEKGSNETPLHTLGRVSTNATVGDLVGRYWARMAYVDIGHSSAQEVFFQQRAEIDFAHVEPSGDGYKPTADRAPRYMGANIIPLQVTGNQIGVKVTSDGEFVATVAIYREGGETSYTTLVNGAATVSVQAGDDVSVVVANAPAKPIMYNGFELTPEVSEGLDYTLSLTGATPQV from the coding sequence ATGggcctcatcaacatcaacacagTCATCGGTCTCCTTGCCGTCGGGGCCAATGCTCTCCCACAGAGTAttccatcatcttctgcCCCGGCGGCAGAAGCGGAGGCATCTTATACTGCAAACCCAAATGTTGGCCCAGGAGGCAACAACTTCAAAGACTCAGCCCACTTCCGAGTCTACGCGGGATCTGCCGAAGCGACCGACAAGGCCTTGAAGATGCTTGAAGGCGCATTCGACTGCTTCGTTGGAACACTCAAGTGGCGCTCTTCTGGACTCTCTTTCAACGACCAAACCGATAGCGGACCTTTGCACAAGACCAATATTTACACAGTCGGAACTCTCAACGGAGCGGCTGGTGTGATGCACTCTGACGCCGAGAGCGGATCAGCTTGGTTGGAGGTTGTTGACGAGTATCTTGCTGTTCCAGGCGTAACAGTTCACGAATACGGCCATGGACTTCATTACCATCAGCAGTCCTGGGTCGATCAAGCGAATACGGGTGCATGGTGGGAGACTTTGGCCAACTGGGCTGCTGACACGTATAAAACCTCGGATATATGCGCCAGTGCCCGCAAAGCTCATAACCAAGACACTTATCCTACCGAGATAgagctcaagaagcttctcggAGATTCTCACCAGGTCATTGTCGATGGAACTCCGGAGACCGGCAACTACTATCAAGCATGGCCTTTCCTGGCTTACTTGACCAACAACCCTGATGACTTTGCTGGTTTGGGTCAAGACACTGTTCGTCAGTTGCAAATTCAGTATGAAAAGGGAAGCAACGAAACTCCTCTCCATACATTGGGCCGTGTATCTACAAACGCCACTGTTGGCGATCTTGTTGGTCGATACTGGGCGCGCATGGCTTATGTCGACATTGGCCACTCTTCCGCTCAAGAAGTCTTTTTCCAGCAACGTGCAGAGATCGACTTTGCCCATGTCGAACCTTCTGGTGATGGCTACAAACCTACAGCGGACCGCGCTCCTCGATACATGGGAGCCAACATCATTCCTCTACAAGTTACTGGTAACCAGATTGGTGTCAAGGTCACATCGGATGGCGAGTTTGTGGCGACTGTGGCTATTTACCGTGAGGGTGGGGAGACTTCTTATACCACTCTCGTTAATGGTGCTGCAACTGTTAGTGTCCAGGCTGGAGACGATGTCAGTGTTGTTGTTGCGAATGCCCCAGCCAAGCCTATCATGTACAATGGCTTCGAGTTGACTCCTGAGGTGTCTGAGGGGCTGGATTACACTCTAAGTCTCACCGGTGCGACTCCTCAAGTTTAG
- a CDS encoding hypothetical protein (TransMembrane:12 (i41-62o74-97i118-144o164-180i192-215o255-271i292-315o335-357i412-432o438-456i468-484o490-508i)), with protein sequence MPPDQSEDVAVQQPLLSDRDENVSTDASRDTQTRGTFTRNLGAAEAFGIVVSIVIGSGVFTSPGSIDTNVPSPGIALAIWLIGGILAWTGATTFAELGTAIPGEGGVQPYLQHIYGEIWGFLAAWTWIVAVMPATLAILSIVFVESAYSAAGVINEDDRLEHKLLSILVLVVMSVANSISTKASTRLNGFFVVLKFLSIIVVVVAALAVVGVHVAHPSKEVGGGDWYKKSWFKYRDTYNPNGPDTDWGKLSQWEIFGHYSAALYAALWAYSGWDKAIYVSAELSQPAKQLPLAINTSIPTAIICFLAANAGYYVLLPWNVVSTTDSVAVTAITRLLGQGFGIVTAILICLVVAGSLLGNSFVASRMCVAAARKDWIPSLFTIVGRVGLKPAEAETAASDEPAKDSGDAPINAVILSVILASFYILFGSFRALLTLNGLGEYSFFFLTVLGAIILRYREPDLERPYKTFSINPIVFVIVSGFVVVRGAIFAPVQALVIIAIWVLGLVFYKARQYWVSR encoded by the exons ATGCCTCCAGACCAATCTGAGGATGTCGCTGTTCAACAACCTCTCCTCTCGGATCGTGACGAGAATGTCTCAACCGACGCGTCGCGAGATACTCAGACCCGAGGAACCTTTACTCGTAACCTCGGCGCTGCTGAAGCCTTTGGTATCGTCGTAAGCATTGTCATCGGAAGTGGTGTTTTCACGTCTCCTGGCTCAATCGACACAAATGTTCCATCACCCGGTATCGCTCTGGCGATTTGGCTCATCGGAGGTATCTTGGCTTGGACTGGAGCCACCACGTTTGCTGAGCTCGGTACCGCTATCCCAGGTGAAG GCGGAGTCCAGCCATATCTTCAACATATCTACGGTGAGATATGGGGCTTCCTAGCAGCCTGGACATGGATCGTCGCCGTCATGCCCGCGACTCTCGCAATTCTCAGTATCGTCTTTGTCGAGAGCGCTTACTCAGCTGCAGGCGTCATTAACGAAGACGACCGACTAGAGCATAAGCTTCTTTCTATCCTTGTGCTAGTTGTTATGAGCGTTGCAAACTCCATCAGCACAAAAGCCAGCACGCGTCTCAATGGCTTTTTTGTTGTCCTCAAATTTCTAAGTATCATTGTTGTGGTAGTCGCTGCTCTTGCTGTAGTAGGCGTTCACGTTGCGCATCCCAGTAAGGAAGTTGGTGGAGGTGATTGGTACAAGAAATCGTGGTTCAAGTATCGTGACACATACAATCCTAATGGACCGGACACGGATTGGGGTAAGCTTAGCCAGTGGGAGATCTTTGGCCATTACTCTGCGGCCTTGTATGCAGCTTTGTGGGCGTACTCAGGTTGGGACAAG GCTATTTATGTATCTGCTGAGCTCTCGCAACCCGCCAAGCAACTTCCTCTTGCTATCAATACTTCCATTCCAACAGCCATTATCTGCTTCCTGGCTGCCAACGCTGGTTACTACGTTCTTCTGCCATGGAACGTCGTCAGCACGACAGATAGCGTAGCAGTGACGGCCATAACACGACTTTTGGGCCAAGGCTTTGGTATTGTTACCGCCATTCTCATTTGTTTAGTCGTTGCAGGCTCTCTGCTTGGCAACTCCTTCGTCGCGAGTCGAATGTGCGTTGCTGCAGCGAGAAAGGACTGGATACCGAGTCTTTTCACCATCGTTGGAAGGGTCGGCCTAAAACCCGCCGAAGCAGAAACTGCTGCATCTGATGAGCCAGCCAAAGATTCGGGTGATGCGCCGATCAACGCCGTTATCCTTTCAGTTATTCTTGCCAGCTTCTACATCCTCTTTGGCAGTTTTAGAGCACTCTTGACTCTCAATGGTCTTGGTGAAtactctttcttcttcctcaccGTTCTCGGAGCAATTATTCTCCGTTATCGCGAGCCTGACCTGGAGCGTCCATACAAGACCTTTTCCATCAACCCTATTGTCTTTGTCATTGTTAGCGGATTCGTCGTTGTTAGAGGCGCTATCTTTGCGCCAGTGCAGGCCCTAGTTATTATTGCCATCTGGGTCTTGGGTCTGGTTTTCTACAAGGCTCGTCAGTATTGGGTTTCAAGGTAG
- a CDS encoding hypothetical protein (SECRETED:SignalP(1-17)): MGFKVLIVGAGPTGLLAALSLQRAGIEYKILERRKEADLNWGASVCIWPHSSRILDQLGLLKDAYDRHLPMAKKCNLRRDGSVMSWSDMIKNIGEYHGHEWMLFQRGDLVNLLKDNLSDITNQLLLDKQVTSISSKPMGVEVICSDGSTYDADILIGADGINSITRDFVNEETKESETKNEDFKTTFYGFYGHGEELSTDLIEGTDYECHSEGFSTQLIMPSHKKYFFTIYLKLDKPTTGRHWITNEQADELAKKYENVYMAPGVTFKQVWESKKWFYTAPFEEGVAKTWSRDRVVLLGDAVHKMTPNIGFGLNTGWQSTVVLINLLRKLHLENQNPDVKDLTKAFDEYQNIRLAHVTNDVKLAGTSTRAVMWDNIFWKLLDQYLLPYINGDTILAKHMCCPTILKAFTLSWLPEPSFKEGELKWHNRPVIIQE, from the exons ATGGGTTTCAAAGTCCTCATCGTCGGCGCTGGCCCAACAGGCCTCCTCGCTGCCCTATCCCTTCAGCGAGCTGGAATTGAATACAAGATTCTTGAGCGCCGAAAAGAAGCCGATCTCAATTGGGGCGCCTCCGTTTGTATCTGGCCTCACAGCTCTCGCATCTTGGATCAGCTCGGTCTTCTCAAGGATGCCTATGACCGTCATCTACCTATGGCCAAGAAGTGCAATCTCCGACGTGATGGTTCTGTAATGAGTTGGAGTGACATGATTAAGAATATTGGTGAATA CCATGGCCATGAATGGATGCTCTTCCAGCGTGGCGACCTAGTCAACCTACTCAAGGATAACCTCTCCGATATAACGAACCAACTTTTGCTCGACAAGCAAGTCACATCCATATCATCCAAGCCCATGGGGGTCGAAGTCATTTGCTCAGACGGTAGCACATACGATGCAGACATCCTCATCGGCGCAGACGGCATCAACAGTATCACCAGGGACTTTGTCAACGAAGAGACCAAAGAAAGCGAGACCAAGAACGAAGACTTTAAGACTACATTCTACGGCTTCTATGGCCATGGTGAAGAGCTCTCGACAGATCTCATCGAGGGAACAGACTACGAGTGCCACTCGGAAGGATTCAGCACCCAGCTTATCATGCCCTCGCAcaaaaaatacttttttacaATTTATCTCAAGCTCGACAAGCCGACCACGGGAAGACACTGGATCACCAATGAGCAGGCTGATGAACTGGCCAAGAAGTACGAGAATGTTTACATGGCACCTGGCGTCACATTCAAGCAGGTCTGGGAGTCTAAGAAGTGGTTCTACACTGCTCCATTCGAAGAAGGTGTTGCAAAGACCTGGTCTAGAGACCGCGTTGTTCTTCTCGGTGACGCAGTGCACAAGATGACACCCAACATCGGGTTCGGTCTTAACACAGGATGGCAGTCTACTGTTGTGCTAATCAACCTCCTCCGCAAACTTCACCTCGAAAACCAAAACCCCGATGTCAAGGACCTAACAAAAGCCTTTGATGAGTACCAGAACATTCGTCTTGCCCACGTCACCAACGATGTCAAGCTGGCTGGCACGTCGACACGAGCTGTCATGTGGGACAACATCTTCTGGAAGTTGCTGGACCAGTATCTTTTGCCGTACATCAACGGTGATACCATTCTGGCCAAGCACATGTGTTGTCCGACAATTCTAAAGGCCTTTACGCTGAGTTGGTTGCCCGAGCCGAGCTTTAAAGAAGGGGAGTTGAAGTGGCATAATAGACCGGTTATTATTCAGGAGTGA
- a CDS encoding hypothetical protein (TransMembrane:12 (i86-105o117-137i149-167o179-199i211-229o241-261i319-343o355-377i398-419o425-448i469-487o499-519i)~BUSCO:13988at5125) → MPTHFSDDPPQVINQNDLHVANSRLEEHNGALDGSTDHSGDERRPHNNTNTNGARLEKLGTYDKYEITEDDCYDELGYSFPKWKKWYILTVVFWVQVSMNFNTSLYSNAIPGISEEFGVSAQAARCGAMIFLVLYAFGCELWAPWSEEFGRWPIMQASLLLVNIWQLPVALAPNFASILVGRALGGLSSAGGSVTLGMIADMWESDNQQYAVAYVVFSSVGGSVLGPIVGGFCEQYLAWRWSIWIQLILGGFVQIVHFLTVPETRSTILMNRIAKKRRKETGANVWGPDELVPFRERFSAKEILITWTRPFKMFLTEPIVLVLSLLSGFSDALIFMFIQSFALVYGQWGFDAVQVGLSFCAIGVGYVIAWLLFIPSIKKNVKERREKPNDERAQYESRLWFLLYTAPCLPIGLIGFAWTIQGPPIHWIGSMIFAAIVGIANYAIYMATIDYMICAYGPYSASATGGNGWARDFLAGVLTLPAIPFFSNIGASSGKNLEYASTILFCISFVLVVAVYVIYWKGPALRARSPFAQRLAGEKKENVEHGRRGSVAYDARRRSSAGTVEDVERPPVAARPSYGARQYSNSNRFFGESRVTPRGTPRGTPSASRRASAANIHRHH, encoded by the exons ATGCCAACTCACTTCTCTGATGACCCACCTCAGGTCATCAACCAAAATGATCTGCACGTCGCCAACTCGCGTCTAGAGGAACACAACGGTGCTCTCGATGGCTCAACAGACCACAGTGGTGACGAACGTAGGCCACACAACAACACAAACACCAACGGCGCCCGCCTCGAAAAGCTCGGTACCTACGACAAGTACGAGATAACAGAGGATGATTGCTACGATGAGCTCGGCTACTCCTTTCCCAAGTGGAAGAAATGGTATATCCTCACCGTTGTCTTTTGGGTCCAAGTCTCGATGAACTTTAACACTTCACTCTACTCGAATGCCATCCCTGGTATTTCTGAGGAGTTTGGTGTTAGCGCTCAGGCAGCTAGATGCGGTGCTATGATCTTTTTGGTCTTGTATGCTTTTGGTTGTGAGCTTTGGGCGCCTTGGTCCGAAGAGTTTGGACGATGGCCTATCATGCAGGCTTCTCTGCTCCTCGTCAACATCTGGCAACTCCCTGTTGCGTTGGCGCCCAACTTTGCTTCTATTTTGGTTGGCCGTGCACTTGGTGGTCTCTCATCGGCTGGTGGCTCTGTCACTCTCGGTATGATCGCCGACATGTGGGAGTCGGACAATCAGCAGTACGCTGTTGCATATGTTGTCTTTTCTTCCGTCGGTGGTTCCGTGCTGGGTCCCATCGTTGGTGGCTTCTGCGAGCAGTACCTCGCGTGGCGTTGGTCCATCTGGATCCAGCTCATCCTTGGCGGCTTTGTTCAAATCGTCCACTTCCTGACTGTCCCCGAAACGCGAAGCACCATCCTTATGAACCGTATCgccaagaagagaagaaaggagACAGGTGCCAACGTATGGGGCCCTGACGAGCTTGTCCCCTTCCGCGAGCGCTTTTCCGCCAAGGAGATTCTCATCACTTGGACCCGACCTTTCAAAATGTTCCTCACTGAGCCCATCGTGCTGGTTCTGTCTCTTCTGTCTGGTTTCTCCGACGCTCTGATCTTCATGTTCATTCAGTCCTTTGCCCTCGTTTATGGACAATGGGGCTTTGATGCTGTTCAGGTCGGTCTGAGCTTCTGCGCCATCGGTGTTGGCTATGTCATCGCTTGGTTGTTATTCATTCCATCCATCAAGAAGAATGTTAAAGAGCGACGAGAAAAGCCTAATGATGAGCGCGCTCAGTATGAATCACGATTGTGGTTCCTACTGTACACTGCCCCTTGCTTGCCCATCGGTCTTATTGGATTCGCTTGGACTATCCAAGGCCCTCCTATCCACTGGATTGGCTCCATGATCTTTGCTGCGATTGTCGGTATTGCCAACTATGCTATTTACATGGCTACTATTGATTACATGATTTGTGCTT ACGGTCCTTACTCTGCTTCCGCCACTGGAGGTAACGGTTGGGCTCGAGATTTTCTCGCTGGTGTTCTCACACTTCCTGCCATTCCATTCTTCTCGAATATTGGCGCATCTTCTGGCAAGAACTTGGAATATGCCTCAACGATTCTCTTCTGTATTTCTTTCGTTCTTGTCGTAGCTGTCTATGTCATTTACTGGAAGGGACCCGCCCTGCGAGCACGATCACCCTTTGCCCAGCGCCTGGCtggcgagaagaaggagaatgTTGAGCATGGACGTCGTGGCAGCGTCGCCTACGATGCTCGACGAAGGA GCTCTGCTGGCACcgttgaagatgttgaacGTCCTCCTGTCGCTGCTCGTCCCAGTTACGGTGCACGACAGTACAGCAACTCGAACCGTTTCTTTGGAGAGAGTCGTGTTACACCTCGTGGAACTCCCCGTGGCACACCATCTGCAAGCCGTCGCGCGAGTGCTGCCAATATCCACAGGCACCATTAG
- a CDS encoding hypothetical protein (TransMembrane:10 (i30-51o63-83i90-109o155-181i193-214o287-312i324-342o362-388i416-436o442-464i)), whose amino-acid sequence MAGWKPARGFLSSIGADVLWQSSRDLKILILLRFIRLLGYGGTTLILALYLNALGFHDNQIGLFMTLTLVGDLAISFVLTWVGDRVGVRWTAAVGALLMCLGGVAFAYLENFWLLLLASIVAVINPSANEIDPFKAIEESAIARLSTSHTCNEMFAWWSMLGMFGTAASNLLTGWVINALQDAGLEKVSCHRMVFLAYAVIGLIKLICSLFLSADVERIVEQKEHCATPPSGFHPVEADEEEDAPLLTENIPNYGGVVDDLQNPESQAKIIADVQEKRLFTRESFDFMWKLSIAMGLDFVGSGLAQISWMIYFFKREYDMPEGALGSATFTAGIISSILNLASSPLSRSIGQVQTMVLCHTINSASLLMVSVPGNKYVALVIFIFRIVTREIDSAPRQAFISAGVLDHERTSAMGVVNIVKTIGSCVGLYVTGLFAGLDQFWLAFIVAGALKLSYNVLILVFFWKRR is encoded by the exons ATGGCCGGATGGAAACCTGCAAGAGGCTTTCTCTCTTCCATCGGCGCTGATGTCCTGTGGCAATCGAGCCGGGACCTGAAGATCCTCATACTTCTCCGATTCATCCGCCTGCTAGGCTATGGTGGCACCACCCTCATCCTAGCGCTATATCTCAATGCGCTGGGATTTCATGATAACCAAATCGGACTTTTCATGACACTGACTCTCGTGGGCGACCTTGCTATTAGCTTTGTCCTCACTTGGGTCGGTGATCGTGTTGGCGTTCGATGGACTGCTGCAGTCGGCGCATTGCTGATGTGTCTTGGTGGTGTGGCGTTTGCGTATTTGGAGAATTTCTGGCTGTTATTACTTGCGAGTATTGTAGCAGTCATCAATCCGAG TGCCAACGAAATTGATCCCTTCAAAGCAATTGAGGAATCAGCAATTGCTCGACTGAGCACGTCTCACACATGCAACGAAATGTTTGCCTGGTGGTCCATGTTAGGCATGTTTGGCACCGCCGCAAGCAATCTCCTCACCGGTTGGGTCATCAACGCTCTTCAGGACGCGGGTCTGGAAAAGGTCTCGTGTCACCGCATGGTGTTTCTCGCTTATGCCGTCATTGGTCTCATCAAATTGATATGCTCTCTGTTTTTGAGTGCGGATGTTGAGCGAATTGTTGAGCAAAAGGAGCATTGTGCTACGCCTCCATCCGGGTTTCACCCTGTGGAGGccgatgaggaagaggatgcgCCGCTTTTGACGGAGAATATCCCTAACTatggtggtgttgttgatgatttgCAGAATCCTGAGTCTCAAGCAAAAATTATTGCTGATGTGCAGGAAAAACGTCTCTTCACCCGCGAGTCGTTCGATTTCATGTGGAAGCTTTCCATCGCCATGGGTTTGGACTTTGTTGGTTCCGGTCTCGCGCAGATCTCTTGGATGATTTATTTCTTCAAACGCGAGTATGACATGCCTGAAGGCGCTTTGGGATCTGCAACCTTTACAGCAGGCATCATCTCATCGATCCTCAATCTCGCGTCGTCCCCTCTTTCACGCTCCATCGGTCAAGTACAGACCATGGTGCTATGCCACACCATCAATTCTGCTTCCCTTCTTATGGTCAGCGTCCCCGGGAACAAATACGTCGCCCTCGTTATTTTCATTTTCCGCATCGTCACCCGAGAAATCGATAGTGCGCCTCGTCAAGCGTTCATCTCGGCCGGGGTCCTGGATCATGAACGCACTTCAGCAATGGGTGTTGTGAATATCGTCAAGACGATAGGAAGTTGTGTGGGATTATATGTCACTGGGTTGTTTGCGGGTTTGGATCAGTTTTGGCTTGCATTCATTGTCGCTGGAGCTTTAAAACTTTCTTACAATGTTTTGattcttgtttttttctGGAAGAGGCGTTGA